Proteins encoded in a region of the Mycolicibacterium neoaurum genome:
- a CDS encoding lysophospholipid acyltransferase family protein: MAGESKAKVIPLRANSGRSTAARRAAQRADGARRHPSLLSDSDERASVEEIAAVVREIDEHRHNGAAAAPEDVPNELSKAISAIADFATRRMTGDYTVDEFGFDPHLNDNVVLPLLRGLFRNWFRVEVSGIENLPLDGAALVVANHAGVLPFDGLMASVAVHDHHPRQRALRLLAADLVFDMPVVGQAARKAGHTVACTSDAHRLLAAGELTAVFPEGFKGLGKPFKDRYKLQRFGRGGFVSAALRAQVPIVPCSIVGSEEIYPKIGDITLLARLLGLPYFPVTPLFPLAGPLGLVPLPSKWHIKFGEPISTEGYDDGAADDPMVTFELTDHVRETIQHTLYQLLANRRNTFLG; this comes from the coding sequence GTGGCGGGTGAATCAAAAGCGAAAGTGATTCCGCTGCGCGCGAATTCGGGTCGCTCGACCGCCGCGCGCCGCGCCGCTCAGCGTGCCGATGGTGCGCGCAGGCATCCCTCCCTGCTGTCGGATTCCGACGAGCGTGCCTCCGTCGAGGAGATCGCCGCCGTCGTCCGCGAGATCGACGAGCATCGACACAACGGTGCGGCCGCCGCCCCCGAGGACGTTCCCAACGAGCTGTCCAAGGCCATCTCCGCGATCGCCGATTTCGCCACCCGCCGGATGACGGGTGACTACACCGTCGACGAGTTCGGTTTCGACCCACACCTCAACGACAACGTCGTATTGCCGCTGCTGCGTGGACTTTTCAGGAACTGGTTCCGCGTCGAGGTCAGCGGTATCGAGAATCTGCCGCTGGATGGGGCGGCACTGGTGGTGGCCAATCACGCCGGCGTGCTGCCCTTCGACGGACTGATGGCGTCGGTGGCGGTGCATGATCATCATCCGCGTCAGCGGGCATTGCGTTTGCTGGCAGCCGATCTGGTCTTCGACATGCCCGTGGTGGGTCAAGCAGCGCGCAAGGCCGGACACACCGTGGCGTGCACCTCCGATGCTCACCGGTTGCTCGCAGCCGGTGAGCTCACCGCGGTGTTCCCCGAGGGTTTCAAGGGGCTGGGTAAGCCCTTCAAGGATCGCTACAAGCTGCAACGGTTCGGCCGCGGCGGCTTCGTATCGGCTGCGCTGCGCGCGCAGGTGCCCATCGTCCCGTGCTCGATCGTCGGGTCCGAGGAGATCTACCCCAAGATCGGCGACATCACGTTGCTGGCCCGCCTTCTGGGGCTGCCCTACTTCCCGGTCACGCCGCTGTTCCCGCTGGCGGGCCCATTGGGCTTGGTGCCATTGCCGTCGAAGTGGCACATCAAGTTCGGCGAGCCGATCTCCACCGAGGGGTACGACGACGGTGCCGCGGATGACCCCATGGTCACCTTCGAGCTGACCGACCATGTCCGCGAGACCATCCAGCACACGCTGTATCAGCTGCTGGCCAATCGCCGGAACACCTTCCTGGGCTGA
- a CDS encoding SDR family oxidoreductase, whose translation MDELGSAPKVVLVTGACRFLGGYLTARLAQNPAIDHVIAVDAIAPSKDLLRRMGRAEFVRADIRNPFIAKVIRNGNVDTVVHAAAASYAPRAGGQATLKELNVMGAIQLFAAAQKAPSVRRVVLKSTSEVYGSSSRDPVRFTEDGSARRPPTDGFARDSIDIEGYARGLARRRPDIAVTILRLANMIGPAMDTALSRFLAGPVVPTVLGRDARLQLLHEQDALGALERATVAGRPGTFNVGADGIIMMSQAIRRSGRVALPVPRSALAVVDSLRRATRYTELDREQLNYVSFGRVMDTARMRNDLGYIPKWTTAEAFDDYVRGRGLTPIIDPKWVRSVEGRAVALAQRCGGQGTT comes from the coding sequence ATGGATGAACTTGGTTCCGCACCGAAAGTCGTCCTGGTCACCGGGGCCTGCCGTTTTCTCGGCGGATACCTGACTGCACGCCTGGCGCAGAATCCCGCGATCGACCATGTCATCGCGGTGGATGCGATAGCACCGAGCAAGGATCTGCTGCGGCGGATGGGGCGCGCCGAATTCGTGCGCGCCGACATCCGCAACCCCTTCATCGCCAAGGTCATCCGCAACGGCAACGTCGACACCGTCGTCCACGCCGCGGCGGCCTCCTACGCGCCGCGCGCCGGTGGACAGGCCACCCTCAAAGAGCTCAACGTGATGGGGGCCATCCAGCTGTTCGCGGCCGCGCAGAAGGCACCCTCGGTGCGTCGTGTCGTGCTCAAGTCCACCTCTGAGGTGTACGGGTCCAGCTCGCGTGATCCGGTCCGGTTCACCGAGGACGGCAGCGCGCGCCGGCCGCCGACCGACGGTTTCGCCCGCGACAGCATCGATATCGAGGGCTACGCCCGCGGGCTGGCGCGCCGGCGCCCGGATATCGCGGTGACGATCCTGCGGTTGGCCAACATGATCGGTCCGGCGATGGACACCGCGCTCTCGCGCTTTCTGGCCGGCCCGGTCGTGCCCACGGTGCTCGGGCGGGACGCCCGGCTGCAGTTGCTGCACGAACAGGATGCGCTCGGCGCGTTGGAACGGGCCACCGTGGCGGGCCGACCCGGCACCTTCAACGTCGGCGCCGACGGCATCATCATGATGAGTCAGGCGATCCGCCGTTCTGGCCGGGTCGCGCTGCCGGTACCGCGTTCTGCCCTTGCCGTCGTCGACTCGCTGCGCCGCGCCACCCGCTATACCGAGCTCGACCGCGAGCAGCTGAACTACGTGAGCTTCGGCCGGGTGATGGATACCGCCAGGATGCGAAACGACTTAGGCTATATCCCGAAGTGGACCACCGCGGAGGCATTCGACGATTACGTGCGGGGACGTGGTCTGACGCCGATCATCGACCCGAAATGGGTACGCTCTGTGGAAGGTCGGGCAGTGGCGCTGGCGCAACGCTGCGGCGGCCAGGGGACGACGTGA
- a CDS encoding DUF3093 domain-containing protein, protein MTDEKPIDQGLTEPRAEQVLFHEPGGTWWWLLAGPVAGLAMALIQVSGGAGWRLGVPAVFCILVSGFLAIQIKAARIHTSVELTPTTLRQGTERIPIADIVQIYPELKRGESEKWQTYRAFGELSGIPRGRTGIGIKLTDKRTGQAWARKHRTLRTALVGLVEEQMS, encoded by the coding sequence ATGACCGATGAGAAGCCGATCGACCAGGGTCTGACCGAGCCGCGGGCCGAGCAGGTGCTCTTCCACGAGCCCGGCGGCACCTGGTGGTGGCTGTTGGCTGGCCCGGTGGCCGGGCTGGCAATGGCGTTGATCCAGGTGTCCGGGGGTGCCGGCTGGCGGCTGGGCGTGCCTGCGGTGTTCTGCATCCTGGTCAGTGGTTTCCTGGCAATCCAGATCAAGGCCGCCCGTATCCACACCTCGGTGGAGCTGACGCCGACGACGTTGCGCCAGGGCACCGAGCGGATACCGATCGCCGATATCGTGCAGATCTATCCGGAGCTCAAGCGTGGCGAGAGCGAGAAGTGGCAGACCTACCGCGCCTTCGGCGAGCTCAGTGGGATTCCCCGCGGCCGAACCGGCATCGGTATCAAGTTGACCGATAAGCGGACAGGGCAGGCGTGGGCGCGTAAGCACCGCACTCTGCGCACGGCCCTGGTCGGGCTGGTCGAGGAGCAGATGTCGTGA
- a CDS encoding bifunctional uroporphyrinogen-III C-methyltransferase/uroporphyrinogen-III synthase: MTGHAGNRGRKIRPGRITFVGSGPGDPGLLTTRARTVLANAATVFTDPDVPESVLALVGSELPPTSGPEPAATETPDGETVAAVVPGGPDVRPALGEPAEVAKTLGAEARNGVDVVRLVAGDPLSVDAVIAEVNALARTQLTFEIVPGLPDTTAVPTYAGLPLGSSHTVADVRDPNVDWAALAAAPGPLILHATAGHLADAARTLVEYGLAENTPAVITAHGTTCQQHSVETTLVGLGDKAILNAAEPSGGTPGPLSGPLVVTIGKTVANRAKLNWWESRALYGWTVLVPRTKDQAGEMSDRLVTHGALPVEVPTIAVEPPRSPAQMERAVKGLVDGRFQWVVFTSTNAVRAVWEKFNEFGLDARAFSGVKIACVGQATADRVRAFGINPELVPAGEQSSLGLLDEFPPYDEIFDPVNRVLLPRADIATETLAEGLRERGWEIEDVTAYRTVRAAPPPAHTREMIKTGGFDAVCFTSSSTVRNLVGIAGKPHARTIVACIGPKTAETAVEFGLRVDVQPETAAVGPLVEALAEHAARLRAEGALPPPRKKSRRR, translated from the coding sequence ATGACTGGGCACGCAGGTAACCGGGGCCGCAAGATTCGGCCCGGCCGCATCACATTCGTGGGCTCCGGCCCGGGTGATCCGGGCCTGCTGACAACGCGTGCGCGGACCGTGCTCGCCAATGCGGCGACCGTGTTCACCGATCCCGATGTGCCCGAGTCGGTGCTGGCGCTGGTCGGTTCCGAGTTGCCGCCGACGTCGGGTCCCGAGCCCGCCGCCACCGAGACGCCCGACGGTGAGACCGTCGCCGCCGTGGTGCCGGGTGGTCCCGATGTGCGACCGGCCCTCGGCGAGCCCGCCGAGGTGGCCAAGACCCTGGGCGCCGAGGCGCGCAACGGTGTCGACGTCGTCCGGCTGGTCGCCGGTGATCCGTTGTCGGTGGACGCCGTGATCGCCGAGGTCAATGCTCTGGCACGGACGCAGCTGACCTTCGAGATCGTGCCCGGTCTGCCGGATACCACCGCGGTGCCGACCTACGCCGGCCTGCCGCTGGGCTCGTCGCACACGGTCGCCGATGTGCGCGACCCGAACGTCGACTGGGCCGCGTTGGCCGCCGCCCCCGGGCCGCTGATCCTGCACGCGACCGCCGGCCACCTGGCCGATGCGGCCCGCACCCTGGTCGAATACGGCCTCGCCGAGAACACTCCGGCCGTCATCACCGCGCACGGCACCACCTGCCAGCAGCATTCGGTGGAGACCACGCTGGTCGGCCTCGGCGACAAGGCGATCCTCAACGCGGCGGAGCCGTCCGGTGGAACGCCCGGCCCGCTGTCTGGTCCGCTGGTCGTCACGATCGGCAAGACGGTGGCCAACCGCGCGAAGCTGAACTGGTGGGAGAGCCGGGCGCTGTACGGCTGGACCGTGCTGGTGCCGCGCACCAAGGATCAGGCCGGCGAGATGAGCGACCGGCTGGTCACCCACGGCGCACTGCCGGTCGAGGTGCCCACCATCGCCGTCGAGCCGCCGCGTAGCCCGGCCCAGATGGAAAGGGCCGTCAAGGGTTTGGTGGACGGCCGGTTCCAGTGGGTGGTGTTCACCTCGACCAACGCCGTGCGTGCCGTCTGGGAGAAGTTCAACGAATTCGGTCTGGATGCCCGGGCGTTCTCGGGTGTGAAGATCGCCTGCGTCGGTCAGGCCACCGCGGATCGGGTGCGTGCCTTCGGTATCAATCCCGAACTGGTGCCTGCCGGTGAGCAATCCTCGCTGGGCCTGCTCGACGAGTTCCCGCCCTATGACGAGATCTTCGATCCGGTGAATCGGGTGCTGCTGCCGCGTGCGGATATCGCGACCGAGACGCTGGCCGAGGGTCTGCGCGAACGGGGTTGGGAGATCGAGGATGTCACGGCCTACCGCACCGTGCGTGCGGCCCCGCCGCCGGCGCACACCCGCGAGATGATCAAGACCGGCGGGTTCGACGCGGTCTGCTTCACCTCCAGCTCGACGGTCCGCAATCTGGTCGGTATCGCCGGTAAGCCGCACGCGCGCACCATCGTCGCTTGCATCGGTCCCAAGACGGCCGAGACGGCAGTCGAATTCGGTCTGCGTGTCGATGTGCAGCCGGAGACCGCCGCAGTCGGTCCGCTGGTCGAGGCGCTCGCCGAGCACGCCGCGCGGCTGCGCGCCGAGGGCGCACTGCCTCCGCCGCGCAAGAAGAGCCGCCGGCGCTAG
- a CDS encoding cell division/environmental response transcriptional regulator produces the protein MTSMNGPSARDSAGDGQPKAQFLTVAEVASLMRVSKMTVYRLVHNGELPAVRVGRSFRVHAKAVHDLLETSYFDAG, from the coding sequence ATGACGTCAATGAACGGGCCATCGGCGCGGGATTCCGCTGGCGACGGCCAGCCGAAGGCTCAATTTCTCACCGTCGCAGAGGTCGCCAGCTTGATGCGGGTCAGCAAGATGACCGTGTACCGCCTCGTGCACAACGGTGAACTGCCTGCGGTACGGGTTGGTCGCTCGTTCCGCGTACACGCCAAGGCGGTGCACGACCTTCTGGAGACCTCGTACTTCGACGCCGGCTGA
- a CDS encoding 30S ribosomal protein bS22 codes for MGSVIKKRRKRMSKKKHRKLLRRTRVQRRKLGK; via the coding sequence ATGGGTTCAGTAATCAAGAAGCGGCGTAAGCGCATGTCGAAGAAGAAGCACCGTAAGTTGCTTCGTCGCACCCGGGTCCAGCGCAGAAAACTCGGTAAGTAG
- a CDS encoding FAS1-like dehydratase domain-containing protein: protein MGIAEEIVGTHYRYPDYFEVGREKIREFATAVKDEHPAHHSEEGAAQHGHDSLVASLTFIAVAGRRVQLEIFNQFDVPVNLERVLHRDQKLVFHRPIKAGDKLWFDSYLDSVIESHGAILTEVRAEVTDDDGNPVLTSVITILGEAEHEGEADEVTAQIAAARDASIARMVANQNS from the coding sequence ATGGGCATTGCCGAAGAGATCGTGGGAACCCACTACCGGTACCCCGACTATTTCGAGGTCGGCCGGGAGAAGATCCGCGAGTTCGCGACCGCGGTGAAGGATGAGCACCCCGCCCACCACAGCGAGGAAGGTGCCGCCCAACACGGCCACGACAGCCTCGTGGCATCGCTGACGTTCATCGCGGTCGCCGGGCGCCGGGTGCAGCTGGAGATCTTCAACCAGTTCGATGTGCCGGTGAACCTCGAGCGGGTGTTGCACCGCGATCAGAAGCTGGTCTTCCACCGCCCGATCAAGGCCGGCGACAAACTGTGGTTCGACTCGTACCTGGATTCGGTCATCGAATCGCACGGCGCCATCCTCACCGAGGTGCGCGCCGAGGTCACCGATGACGACGGCAATCCGGTGCTCACCAGCGTCATCACCATCCTCGGTGAGGCCGAGCACGAGGGCGAGGCCGACGAGGTCACCGCACAGATCGCGGCGGCCCGGGATGCCTCGATCGCGCGAATGGTCGCCAACCAGAACAGCTAG
- the proC gene encoding pyrroline-5-carboxylate reductase — MARIAIIGGGSIGEALLSGLLRAGRQVKDLVVAEKHPDRARQLSETHQVLVASVADAVENASYVIVAVKPGDVSAVTAEIAEAVAKADNDSDETVFVSVAAGVSTTFFENKLPAGSPVVRVMPNAPMVVGGGVSAVAAGRFATPEQVKEVAAIFDTVGDVLTVTEAQMDAVTAVSGSGPAYFFLMVEALVDAGVAAGLSREVATELVVHTMAGSAAMLLDRRDSAPNGVMDTSATALRAIVTSPGGTTAAGLRELERGGLRSAVADAVQAAKTRSEQLGITSE, encoded by the coding sequence GTGGCGAGAATTGCGATCATCGGCGGAGGAAGTATCGGCGAGGCCCTGCTCTCGGGATTGTTGAGGGCCGGCCGTCAGGTCAAGGATCTGGTGGTCGCCGAGAAGCATCCCGACCGTGCCCGGCAGCTGTCGGAAACACATCAGGTGTTGGTGGCCTCGGTCGCAGATGCCGTCGAGAATGCGTCCTACGTGATCGTGGCGGTCAAGCCCGGTGATGTCTCCGCGGTGACCGCGGAGATCGCCGAGGCGGTCGCCAAGGCCGACAACGACAGTGACGAGACGGTCTTCGTCAGCGTCGCCGCGGGTGTCAGCACGACGTTCTTCGAGAACAAGCTGCCCGCGGGCTCTCCGGTGGTGCGGGTCATGCCGAATGCGCCGATGGTGGTCGGCGGCGGCGTCAGTGCCGTGGCGGCCGGCAGGTTCGCCACCCCGGAGCAGGTCAAGGAGGTCGCCGCGATCTTCGACACCGTCGGCGATGTGCTGACCGTTACCGAGGCGCAGATGGACGCGGTCACCGCGGTGTCGGGTTCGGGCCCGGCGTACTTCTTCCTGATGGTGGAGGCGCTCGTCGACGCGGGTGTGGCGGCCGGGTTGTCCCGTGAGGTGGCCACCGAGCTCGTGGTGCACACGATGGCGGGGTCGGCGGCCATGCTGCTGGACCGCCGCGACTCGGCACCGAATGGCGTAATGGACACCTCTGCGACCGCATTGCGGGCTATCGTGACCTCACCGGGTGGTACCACCGCGGCTGGTCTGCGAGAACTCGAGCGCGGGGGCCTGCGCAGTGCCGTGGCAGACGCCGTGCAAGCGGCCAAAACACGCTCTGAGCAGCTAGGAATTACATCCGAGTAG
- a CDS encoding HAD-IB family hydrolase, translated as MSDTPPPPPPDLTAAAFFDVDNTLVHGSSLVHFARGLAARKYFTYRDIAGIIYAQAKFQFTGKENSDDVAEGKQKALAFIEGRSTAELVELGEQIYDEIIADRIWPGTRALAQMHLDAGQQVWLVTATPYELADTIARRLGLTGALGTVAESVDGVFTGRLVGDILHGAGKAHAVRSLAIREGLNLRRCTAYSDSFNDVPMLSLVGTAVAINPDAALRDVARERGWEIRDFRTARKAARIGVPSALALGAVGGALAAVASRRDAGH; from the coding sequence GTGTCCGACACGCCTCCGCCGCCACCGCCGGACCTGACCGCGGCGGCGTTCTTCGACGTCGACAACACGCTGGTGCACGGATCATCGCTGGTGCACTTCGCCCGTGGGTTGGCCGCGCGCAAGTACTTCACCTACCGCGATATCGCCGGGATCATCTACGCGCAGGCCAAGTTCCAGTTCACCGGCAAGGAGAACAGCGACGACGTCGCCGAGGGCAAGCAGAAGGCGCTGGCGTTCATCGAGGGCCGTTCCACCGCCGAACTGGTCGAGCTCGGTGAACAGATCTACGACGAGATCATCGCCGACCGAATCTGGCCTGGCACTCGCGCGCTGGCGCAGATGCACCTCGACGCCGGCCAGCAGGTGTGGCTGGTGACGGCGACGCCCTATGAGCTCGCCGACACGATCGCTCGTCGGCTGGGCCTGACCGGGGCGCTGGGCACCGTCGCCGAATCCGTCGACGGTGTGTTCACCGGCCGGCTCGTCGGGGACATCCTGCATGGGGCGGGCAAGGCGCACGCGGTCCGGTCGCTGGCCATCCGCGAGGGCCTCAACCTGCGTCGATGCACCGCCTATTCGGACAGTTTCAACGACGTGCCGATGCTGTCGCTGGTCGGCACCGCGGTCGCGATCAATCCCGACGCGGCGCTGCGCGATGTGGCCCGCGAGCGCGGCTGGGAGATCCGCGACTTCCGCACCGCCCGTAAGGCGGCCCGCATCGGAGTGCCCTCGGCGCTGGCCCTCGGTGCGGTCGGCGGAGCATTGGCTGCAGTCGCCTCTCGCCGCGACGCAGGTCACTGA
- a CDS encoding glutamyl-tRNA reductase, protein MSVLLFGVSHRSAPVSVLEQLSTDEADQAKIVDQLLQSSLVTEAMVLSTCNRVEIYAVVDAFHGGLSVIGQVLSECSGMGLNDLTKYAYVRYAEAAVEHLFSVTSGMDSLVIGEQQVLGQVRRAYAAAEANHSVGRTLHELAQRALSVGKRVHSETGIDSAGASVVSVSLEMAERRIGGLAGRRAVVVGAGAMGALAAKHLIRAGVERVDVVNRSLPRARRLSQNITDLGVASHPYLLDDVAAVLATADVVVSSTGAVRPVMTLADVHHALAARDDDDRPLVMCDLGMPRDIDIAVKGLPGVHVIDMERIQREPRARAASSDAEAARTIVANEVANYLAGQRMAEVTPTVTALRQRAADVVEAELLRLDNRLPGLDSTHRDEVARTVRRVVDKLLHAPTVRVKQLAGAPGGDSYAEALRELFELDPQAVDAVAGGELPLIASDTDTQ, encoded by the coding sequence GTGAGCGTACTGCTATTCGGAGTGTCGCACCGCAGTGCGCCGGTTTCCGTCCTGGAGCAGCTCAGCACCGACGAGGCCGACCAGGCCAAGATCGTCGATCAGCTCCTGCAGTCGTCACTGGTCACCGAGGCAATGGTGCTCTCCACCTGCAACCGGGTGGAGATCTACGCCGTCGTCGATGCGTTCCACGGTGGCCTGTCCGTCATCGGCCAGGTGCTCTCCGAATGCTCCGGCATGGGACTGAACGACCTCACCAAATATGCCTATGTGCGCTACGCCGAGGCCGCCGTCGAGCATCTCTTCTCGGTCACCAGCGGGATGGATTCGCTGGTGATCGGTGAACAGCAGGTGCTCGGCCAGGTGCGTCGCGCCTACGCCGCCGCCGAGGCCAACCACAGCGTCGGCCGCACCCTGCACGAACTGGCCCAGCGCGCCCTTTCCGTCGGCAAGCGGGTGCACAGCGAGACCGGCATCGACTCTGCCGGAGCATCGGTGGTGTCGGTGTCGCTGGAGATGGCGGAACGGCGCATCGGCGGCCTTGCCGGTCGCCGGGCCGTGGTGGTCGGTGCGGGCGCGATGGGCGCCCTGGCCGCCAAGCACCTGATCCGGGCCGGTGTCGAACGTGTCGACGTCGTCAACCGATCGCTTCCGCGTGCCCGCAGGCTGTCCCAGAACATCACCGATCTCGGCGTGGCATCGCACCCGTATCTGCTCGACGATGTCGCCGCCGTACTGGCCACCGCCGATGTCGTGGTCAGCAGCACCGGTGCGGTCCGCCCGGTCATGACGCTCGCCGACGTGCACCATGCGCTGGCCGCCCGTGACGACGACGATCGCCCGCTGGTGATGTGCGATCTGGGGATGCCACGCGATATCGACATCGCGGTCAAAGGGCTGCCCGGCGTCCACGTCATCGACATGGAGCGCATCCAGCGCGAACCGCGGGCCCGCGCGGCGTCCTCGGATGCCGAGGCCGCCCGCACCATCGTCGCCAACGAGGTCGCCAACTACCTGGCCGGGCAGCGGATGGCTGAAGTCACCCCGACGGTCACCGCGCTGCGCCAGCGCGCCGCCGATGTCGTCGAGGCCGAGTTGCTGCGCCTCGACAACCGGCTGCCGGGGCTGGATTCCACGCATCGGGACGAGGTCGCCCGCACCGTCCGCAGGGTGGTCGACAAGCTTCTGCACGCGCCGACCGTGCGGGTCAAACAACTTGCCGGGGCGCCCGGCGGGGACAGCTACGCCGAGGCGCTGCGCGAGTTGTTCGAGCTCGATCCGCAGGCCGTGGACGCCGTAGCCGGCGGCGAATTGCCGTTGATCGCATCAGATACCGATACTCAGTGA
- the hemB gene encoding porphobilinogen synthase — MGYPRHRPRRLRSTPAMRRLVAQTTLEPRHLVLPMFIADGLTEPRPISSMPGVVQHTRDSLRRAAADAVAAGVGGLMLFGVPQAQDKDASGSVGLDPDGVLNAALRDLSADLGDATVLMADTCLDEFTDHGHCGVLDAHGRVDNDATNDQYVKLAVAQAHSGAHVVGPSGMMDGQVAAIRDGLDEAGHEDVAILAYAAKFASAFYGPFREAVDSSLAGDRRTYQQDPGNAREAVHEITLDIDEGADMVMVKPAMSYLDVVAAAAEISPVPVAAYQISGEYSMISAAAANGWIDLRASALESLTSIRRAGADIVLTYWAAEAAGWLK; from the coding sequence ATGGGGTACCCGCGGCATCGTCCCCGCAGGCTGCGTTCCACGCCGGCCATGCGCCGGTTGGTCGCGCAGACGACGCTGGAGCCCCGGCACCTGGTGCTGCCGATGTTCATCGCCGACGGGTTGACCGAGCCTCGGCCGATCAGCTCGATGCCGGGAGTCGTTCAGCACACCCGTGATTCGTTGCGTCGTGCGGCTGCCGATGCGGTGGCCGCCGGCGTGGGCGGGTTGATGTTGTTCGGCGTTCCGCAGGCGCAGGACAAGGACGCCTCCGGAAGTGTGGGCCTGGATCCTGATGGCGTGCTCAACGCAGCGTTGCGCGACCTGAGTGCTGATCTCGGCGATGCCACCGTGCTGATGGCCGATACCTGCCTCGACGAGTTCACCGATCACGGTCATTGCGGTGTGCTCGATGCGCACGGCCGCGTCGACAATGACGCGACCAACGACCAGTACGTCAAACTCGCTGTCGCACAGGCGCATTCCGGTGCGCACGTGGTCGGGCCCAGCGGCATGATGGACGGTCAGGTCGCGGCCATTCGGGACGGTCTGGACGAGGCGGGGCACGAGGATGTCGCGATCCTGGCGTATGCGGCGAAGTTCGCCTCGGCTTTCTACGGCCCGTTCCGGGAGGCTGTGGATTCCAGCCTGGCCGGTGATCGGCGCACCTACCAACAGGATCCGGGTAATGCGCGCGAGGCCGTGCACGAGATCACGTTGGACATCGACGAGGGTGCCGACATGGTGATGGTCAAGCCTGCCATGAGCTATCTCGATGTGGTGGCCGCGGCCGCGGAGATCTCGCCGGTGCCCGTCGCTGCCTATCAGATCTCGGGGGAGTACTCGATGATCAGCGCCGCTGCTGCCAACGGCTGGATCGATCTGCGGGCGTCGGCGCTGGAATCGCTGACCAGCATCCGCCGGGCGGGCGCCGATATCGTGCTCACCTACTGGGCGGCCGAGGCTGCCGGCTGGCTGAAGTGA
- a CDS encoding glutaredoxin family protein: protein MDHQVLLLTRAGCSLCAAAAATLDALAAELGMRWESVDVDVAADAGQPALRAEYGDRLPVVLLDGVEHSYWEVDEAQLRKDLS from the coding sequence GTGGACCATCAGGTGTTGTTGCTCACACGTGCCGGATGCAGCCTGTGCGCGGCGGCCGCCGCGACGCTGGACGCGCTGGCCGCCGAATTGGGTATGCGCTGGGAGTCGGTCGATGTCGACGTCGCCGCCGACGCGGGTCAGCCCGCGTTACGTGCCGAGTACGGCGATCGGCTGCCGGTGGTGCTCCTCGACGGCGTCGAACACAGCTACTGGGAGGTCGACGAAGCGCAGTTACGAAAAGATCTCAGCTAA
- the hemC gene encoding hydroxymethylbilane synthase: MIRIGTRGSLLATTQAGFVRDALIANGHEAELVIISTEGDRNQGPIADIGIGVFTAALREALADGDVDACVHSYKDLPTARDERFTIAAVPPREDSRDALVAREGLVLGELPPGSVIGTSSPRRAAQLRALGLGLEIRPLRGNLDTRLNRVSSGDLDGVVVARAGLARIGRLDVVTEALEPVQMLPAPAQGALAVECRAADSDLVAILAELEDADTRAAVIAERVLLAELEAGCSAPVGAIAEVVESIDEEGRVFEELSLRACVAALDGSDVIRASGIGTPERARELGLSVAAELFELGARDVLADAGSDR; the protein is encoded by the coding sequence GTGATCCGGATCGGCACCCGGGGCAGCCTGCTGGCGACCACCCAGGCCGGCTTCGTCCGCGACGCGTTGATCGCCAACGGACACGAAGCCGAACTCGTCATCATCTCCACCGAGGGCGACCGCAATCAGGGCCCGATCGCCGATATCGGCATTGGCGTGTTCACCGCGGCGCTGCGCGAGGCGCTGGCCGACGGCGATGTGGACGCCTGCGTGCACTCCTACAAGGATCTGCCGACCGCCCGTGACGAACGGTTCACCATCGCCGCCGTGCCGCCCCGTGAGGACTCCAGGGACGCGCTGGTGGCACGTGAGGGACTGGTGCTCGGCGAGCTCCCGCCGGGCTCGGTGATCGGTACCTCGAGCCCGCGACGGGCCGCGCAGCTTAGAGCACTGGGTCTCGGTTTGGAAATCCGCCCCCTACGAGGCAACCTAGACACCAGGTTGAACAGGGTAAGCAGCGGTGATCTCGACGGCGTCGTCGTCGCCCGAGCGGGCCTCGCCCGCATCGGACGGCTGGACGTTGTCACCGAGGCCCTGGAACCGGTGCAGATGTTGCCGGCACCGGCTCAGGGGGCGCTCGCGGTCGAATGCCGTGCCGCAGATTCCGACCTCGTCGCGATATTGGCGGAGTTGGAAGATGCCGACACGCGTGCCGCGGTAATCGCTGAACGTGTCCTGCTCGCCGAACTGGAGGCGGGTTGCTCCGCACCGGTGGGTGCCATCGCTGAGGTGGTCGAGTCCATCGATGAGGAAGGCCGCGTCTTCGAAGAGCTGTCGCTGCGCGCATGCGTGGCGGCGCTGGACGGATCCGACGTGATCCGTGCGTCCGGTATCGGGACTCCCGAGCGGGCACGAGAGCTGGGGCTCTCGGTGGCCGCGGAGCTGTTCGAACTGGGCGCACGCGACGTGTTGGCAGACGCTGGGAGTGACAGATGA